From the Pongo pygmaeus isolate AG05252 chromosome X, NHGRI_mPonPyg2-v2.0_pri, whole genome shotgun sequence genome, one window contains:
- the CCDC22 gene encoding coiled-coil domain-containing protein 22 isoform X1 — protein MEEADRILIHSLRQAGTAVPPDVQTLRAFTTELVVEAVVRCLRVINPAVGSGLSPLLPLAMSARFRLAMSLAQACMDLGYPLELGYQNFLYPSEPDLRDLLLFLAERLPTDASEDADQPAGDSAILLRAIGSQIRDQLALPWVPPLLRTPKLQHLQGSALQKPFHASRLVVPELSSRGEPREFQASPLLLPVPTQVPQPVGRVASLLEHHALQLCQQTGRDLPGDEDWVRRTSRLPPQEDTRAQRQRLQKQLTEHLRQSWGLLGAPIQARDLGELLQAWGAGAKTGAPKGSRFTHSEKFTFHLVPVFPLDRPSPVPACPSHTQPCHCGEPQAQATQVSDVPATSRRPEQVTWAAQEQELESLREQLEGVNRSIEEVEADMKTLGVSFAQAESECRHSKLSTAEREQALRLKSRAVELLPDGAANLAKLQLVVENSAQRVIHLAGQWEKHRVPLLAEYRHLRKLQDCRELESSRRLAEIQELHQSVRAAAEEARRKEEVYKQLVSELETLPRDVSRLAYTQRILEIVGNIRKQKEEITKILSDTKELQKEINSLSGKLDRTFAVTDELVFKDAKKDDAVRKAYKYLAALHENCSQLIQTIEDTGTIMREVRDLEEQIETELGKKTLSNLEKIREDYRALRQENAGLLGRVREA, from the exons ATGGAGGAGGCGGACCGAATCCTCATCCATTCCCTGCGCCAGGCCGGCAC GGCAGTTCCTCCAGATGTGCAGACCTTGCGCGCCTTCACCACTGAGCTGGTTGTAGAGGCTGTGGTCCGCTGCCTGCGTGTGATCAACCCTGCCGTGGGCTCTGGCCTCAGCCCTCTGCTGCCTCTTGCCATGTCTGCCCGGTTCCGCCTGGCCATGAGCCTGGCTCAGGCCTGCATG GACCTGGGCTATCCCTTGGAGCTTGGCTATCAGAACTTCCTCTACCCCAGTGAGCCTGACCTCCGAGACCTGCTTCTCTTCTTGGCTGAGCGTCTGCCCACCGATGCCTCTGAGGATGCAGACCAGCCTGCAG GTGACTCAGCTATTCTCCTCCGGGCCATTGGGAGCCAAATTCGGGACCAGCTGGCACTGCCTTGGGTCCCGCCCCTCCTTCGCACTCCCAAGCTGCAGCACCTCCAG GGCTCGGCCCTCCAGAAGCCTTTCCATGCCAGCAGGCTGGTCGTGCCAGAATTGAGTTCCAGAGGCG AGCCACGGGAGTTCCAGGCGAGTCCCCTGCTGCTTCCAGTCCCTACCCAGGTGCCTCAGCCTGTTGGAAGGGTGGCCTCGCTCCTTGAACACCATGCCCTGCAGCTCTGCCAGCAGACGGGCCGGGACCTGCCAGGGGATGAGGACTGGGTCCGCCGGACATCCCGCCTCCCACCCCAG GAGGACACACGGGCTCAGCGGCAGCGGCTGCAGAAGCAACTGACTGAGCATCTGCGCCAAAGCTGGGGCCTGCTTGGGGCCCCCATACAAGCCCGGGACCTGGGAGAGCTGCTGCAGGCCTGGGGTGCTGGGGCCAAGACTGGTGCTCCTAAGGGCTCCCGCTTCACGCACTCAGAGAAGTTCACCTTCCATCTG GTTCCTGTGTTCCCACTGGACAGGCCCTCGCCTGTCCCTGCCTGTCCCTCGCACACCCAGCCCTGCCACTGTGGG GAGCCCCAGGCCCAGGCCACTCAGGTGTCAGATGTGCCAGCCACCTCCCGGCGGCCTGAACAG gTCACGTGGGCAGCTCAGGAACAGGAGCTCGAGTCTCTTCGGGAGCAGCTGGAAGGAGTGAACCGCAGCATTGAGGAGGTTGAGGCCGACATGAAGACCCTGGGCGTCAGCTTTGCGCAG GCAGAGTCTGAGTGCCGGCACAGCAAGCTCAGCACAGCAGAGCGTGAGCAGGCCCTGCGCCTGAAGAGCCGCGCGGTGGAGCTGCTACCCGATGGGGCTGCCAACCTTGCCAAGCTGCAG CTTGTGGTGGAGAATAGTGCCCAGCGGGTCATCCACTTGGCGGGTCAGTGGGAGAAGCACCGGGTCCCACTCCTCGCTGAGTACCGCCACCTCCGAAAGCTGCAGGATTGCAGAGAG CTGGAATCTTCTCGACGGCTGGCAGAGATCCAAGAACTGCACCAGAGTGTCCGGGCGGCTGCTGAAGAGGCCCGCAGGAAGGAGGAGGTCTATAAGCAGCTG GTGTCAGAGCTGGAGACTCTGCCCAGAGATGTGTCCCGGCTGGCCTACACCCAGCGCATCCTGGAGATCGTGGGCAACATCcggaagcagaaggaagagatCACCAAG ATCTTGTCTGATACGAAGGAGCTTCAGAAGGAAATCAACTCCCTATCTGGGAAGCTGGACCGGACGTTTGCGGTGACTGATGAGCTTGTGTTCAAG GATGCCAAGAAGGACGATGCTGTTCGGAAGGCCTATAAGTATCTAGCTGCCCTGCACGAG AACTGCAGCCAGCTCATCCAGACCATCGAGGACACAGGCACCATCATGCGGGAGGTTCGAGACCTCGAGGAGCAG ATCGAGACAGAGCTGGGCAAGAAGACCCTCAGCAACCTGGAGAAGATCCGGGAGGACTACCGAGCCCTCCGCCAGGAGAACGCTGGCCTCCTAGGCCGGGTCCGGGAGGCCTGA
- the CCDC22 gene encoding coiled-coil domain-containing protein 22 isoform X2: MHTHPRPHIRHAPCSLTELHFPTLPTRPVTLCGPRARSRVSTAAPHFLGPGPVPSPRLRHGSTMEEADRILIHSLRQAGTAVPPDVQTLRAFTTELVVEAVVRCLRVINPAVGSGLSPLLPLAMSARFRLAMSLAQACMDLGYPLELGYQNFLYPSEPDLRDLLLFLAERLPTDASEDADQPAGDSAILLRAIGSQIRDQLALPWVPPLLRTPKLQHLQGSALQKPFHASRLVVPELSSRGEPREFQASPLLLPVPTQVPQPVGRVASLLEHHALQLCQQTGRDLPGDEDWVRRTSRLPPQEDTRAQRQRLQKQLTEHLRQSWGLLGAPIQARDLGELLQAWGAGAKTGAPKGSRFTHSEKFTFHLEPQAQATQVSDVPATSRRPEQVTWAAQEQELESLREQLEGVNRSIEEVEADMKTLGVSFAQAESECRHSKLSTAEREQALRLKSRAVELLPDGAANLAKLQLVVENSAQRVIHLAGQWEKHRVPLLAEYRHLRKLQDCRELESSRRLAEIQELHQSVRAAAEEARRKEEVYKQLVSELETLPRDVSRLAYTQRILEIVGNIRKQKEEITKILSDTKELQKEINSLSGKLDRTFAVTDELVFKDAKKDDAVRKAYKYLAALHENCSQLIQTIEDTGTIMREVRDLEEQIETELGKKTLSNLEKIREDYRALRQENAGLLGRVREA; this comes from the exons ATGCACACTCACCCCAGGCCTCACATCCGGCATGCGCCGTGCTCGCTCACAGAACTACACTTTCCAACTCTCCCCACACGACCCGTGACACTCTGTGGACCGCGAGCACGGAGCAGAGTTTCTACAGCTGCTCCCCACTTTCTCGGACCCGGTCCTGTACCCAGCCCCCGACTCCGACACGGCTCCACCATGGAGGAGGCGGACCGAATCCTCATCCATTCCCTGCGCCAGGCCGGCAC GGCAGTTCCTCCAGATGTGCAGACCTTGCGCGCCTTCACCACTGAGCTGGTTGTAGAGGCTGTGGTCCGCTGCCTGCGTGTGATCAACCCTGCCGTGGGCTCTGGCCTCAGCCCTCTGCTGCCTCTTGCCATGTCTGCCCGGTTCCGCCTGGCCATGAGCCTGGCTCAGGCCTGCATG GACCTGGGCTATCCCTTGGAGCTTGGCTATCAGAACTTCCTCTACCCCAGTGAGCCTGACCTCCGAGACCTGCTTCTCTTCTTGGCTGAGCGTCTGCCCACCGATGCCTCTGAGGATGCAGACCAGCCTGCAG GTGACTCAGCTATTCTCCTCCGGGCCATTGGGAGCCAAATTCGGGACCAGCTGGCACTGCCTTGGGTCCCGCCCCTCCTTCGCACTCCCAAGCTGCAGCACCTCCAG GGCTCGGCCCTCCAGAAGCCTTTCCATGCCAGCAGGCTGGTCGTGCCAGAATTGAGTTCCAGAGGCG AGCCACGGGAGTTCCAGGCGAGTCCCCTGCTGCTTCCAGTCCCTACCCAGGTGCCTCAGCCTGTTGGAAGGGTGGCCTCGCTCCTTGAACACCATGCCCTGCAGCTCTGCCAGCAGACGGGCCGGGACCTGCCAGGGGATGAGGACTGGGTCCGCCGGACATCCCGCCTCCCACCCCAG GAGGACACACGGGCTCAGCGGCAGCGGCTGCAGAAGCAACTGACTGAGCATCTGCGCCAAAGCTGGGGCCTGCTTGGGGCCCCCATACAAGCCCGGGACCTGGGAGAGCTGCTGCAGGCCTGGGGTGCTGGGGCCAAGACTGGTGCTCCTAAGGGCTCCCGCTTCACGCACTCAGAGAAGTTCACCTTCCATCTG GAGCCCCAGGCCCAGGCCACTCAGGTGTCAGATGTGCCAGCCACCTCCCGGCGGCCTGAACAG gTCACGTGGGCAGCTCAGGAACAGGAGCTCGAGTCTCTTCGGGAGCAGCTGGAAGGAGTGAACCGCAGCATTGAGGAGGTTGAGGCCGACATGAAGACCCTGGGCGTCAGCTTTGCGCAG GCAGAGTCTGAGTGCCGGCACAGCAAGCTCAGCACAGCAGAGCGTGAGCAGGCCCTGCGCCTGAAGAGCCGCGCGGTGGAGCTGCTACCCGATGGGGCTGCCAACCTTGCCAAGCTGCAG CTTGTGGTGGAGAATAGTGCCCAGCGGGTCATCCACTTGGCGGGTCAGTGGGAGAAGCACCGGGTCCCACTCCTCGCTGAGTACCGCCACCTCCGAAAGCTGCAGGATTGCAGAGAG CTGGAATCTTCTCGACGGCTGGCAGAGATCCAAGAACTGCACCAGAGTGTCCGGGCGGCTGCTGAAGAGGCCCGCAGGAAGGAGGAGGTCTATAAGCAGCTG GTGTCAGAGCTGGAGACTCTGCCCAGAGATGTGTCCCGGCTGGCCTACACCCAGCGCATCCTGGAGATCGTGGGCAACATCcggaagcagaaggaagagatCACCAAG ATCTTGTCTGATACGAAGGAGCTTCAGAAGGAAATCAACTCCCTATCTGGGAAGCTGGACCGGACGTTTGCGGTGACTGATGAGCTTGTGTTCAAG GATGCCAAGAAGGACGATGCTGTTCGGAAGGCCTATAAGTATCTAGCTGCCCTGCACGAG AACTGCAGCCAGCTCATCCAGACCATCGAGGACACAGGCACCATCATGCGGGAGGTTCGAGACCTCGAGGAGCAG ATCGAGACAGAGCTGGGCAAGAAGACCCTCAGCAACCTGGAGAAGATCCGGGAGGACTACCGAGCCCTCCGCCAGGAGAACGCTGGCCTCCTAGGCCGGGTCCGGGAGGCCTGA